One region of Pagrus major chromosome 5, Pma_NU_1.0 genomic DNA includes:
- the sdf2l1 gene encoding stromal cell-derived factor 2-like protein 1, with protein MCCPPSQASKSRDTKMEIIYAVHVFVKSLLFLLLWSNCEGRESELDYVTCGSLVKLLNTRHNVRLHSHDVKYGSGSGQQSVTGVENADDANSYWQIRGKPSVPCQRGAAIKCGQAIRITHMKTGRNLHTHHFSSPLSNNQEVSAFGENGEGDDLDLWAVQCDGTYWERDEAVRFKHVGTDVFLSVTGEQYGHPIRGQREVHGMSSPNQHNWWRSMEGVFIQPNMEPLHHDEL; from the exons atgtgCTGTCCACCCTCTCAAGCGTCtaagagcagagacacaaagatgGAGATAATTTACGCTGTCCATGTTTTTGTCAAATCGctgctgttcctgctgctgtggtcAAACTGTGAAGGAAGAGAGTCGGAGCTCGACTATGTGACCTGCGGCTCTCTGGTCAAACTGCTCAACACCAGACACAACGTCCGCCTTCATTCCCACGATGTCAAATACGGCTCAG gcagtGGACAGCAGTCCGTAACTGGAGTGGAGAATGCAGATGATGCCAACAGTTATTGGCAGATACGAGGGAAGCCCAGCGTTCCGTGCCAACGTGGGGCTGCCATTAAGTGTGGTCAGGCCATCCGCATCACACACATGAAGACTGGACGAAACCTCCACACACACCACTTCAGCTCACCTCTGTCTAATAACCAG GAGGTCAGTGCTTTCGGAGAGAACGGCGAGGGCGACGACCTGGACCTGTGGGCAGTGCAGTGCGACGGCACCTACTGGGAGCGCGATGAGGCCGTGCGCTTCAAACACGTGGGCACAGACGTCTTTCTGAGTGTGACAGGCGAGCAATACGGCCACCCCATCCGCGGCCAGCGCGAGGTGCACGGCATGAGCTCTCCCAACCAGCACAACTGGTGGCGTTCCATGGAGGGTGTGTTCATCCAGCCCAACATGGAGCCACTGCACCATGATGAGCTCTGA